ATTATCAGCCAGAGCTCTTGTGATGGACTGCAAAGACTTGGAATAAGCGTGAATGGCATACTGCTCTAGACCAGGAACGGATTGACCAAAATCCGCTATCTTGACTGCCAGCTGCATTTCGGTGGCCCCAGCCCCTGGCACCAGACGCGGGTCTCTGATTAGAGTGTTGTAGGTGCTCACTGCATCATTAACAGCTTCTTCAATGTTGTCTAGAAGCCTGTCTGTAGAACCACGCAGTAGGATGGTCGACATGGGGCATTCTTGGTTCTGCTTGAAAATGACCACTTGGGTGTTGCCAACCTCTTGCAGGTAGACCTTACTGCAGCTGCCGAGTTCATCTTCTGTTGGGGGGGTGAGACTCAGCAAGGGGGTAGCGCCTAGAGCTTTGCACAGCCGCCTCAGATCATTCCGGGAGGTCATTTTGACCACCATTAGCTTGTACTTGTCTGCGTAGTGGAGTGCAAGGTCTCCTATCTTGGCTCCAACCACCACCACGTTGACTCCTGCTTCTGCAATGTCTCTGACGTGGCTTTCCATCAAGGCCTCCTCGCCCTTTCTGAAATCCATAAATTCCCCAGCGCTCTTGAGAAGCACTGTACCTTTCGTTTCAGGCTTGGCGGAGTCAAAGGCACAAGTATAGACCGCTACCTTGGCATCCTGTACAGAGTTGACGGTCCCTTCTGTTTCTCTTTTAAAGACCATGCCTTCAAGCATCACTGAATCTTCCACGCTGGCCCCGATGATTTTACAAATTCTTATGCTCTCTGCGCTAAACTCCCCAGACTTGGGTATGGCGGACACACAGCTCTTGGCTACTAGCGTGGCTAGGAAGTCTTCATACCCGTACTGCTTGCTGGCGAGGGATGGTTTGGTGGCTGCTGCAACCTCTGTCACATCTCGGATGTCCTTTAAGGACAAGCAGCTCAGGTTTTCCAGGAGTTCCAAAGCCTTATTAGATGCCACCTTGTAGCCTTCAGTGATTTCGGAAACCGAAAGCCCAAGCTTCAGAAGCTCCTCTGCGTTCTCAAGCAACGAACCGGCCAAAATGAGAACAAAGTTGGTCCCGTCGCCAATCTCCTGCTCTTGAGCCTGGGTCGCCATCACAAGCATCTTGGCTGCTGGGTGCTCCACCACTAGCTCTCTGAGAATAAGGGCGGCATCTCCAGTCACAAAGATCTTCTCTAGGTGGTTGATGACAAGCTTGTTGAGCCCGTTGGGGCCGTAGGAGGTACGCAGGCAGTGGCTCAGCTGTTTGCAGGCTTCGATGTTTCTGTGGACCACTTCTTCCAAGCCGCTGTAATACCTGGCTCCTTGCTTGAGCATCTGGAGGTATCCCGGGGCTACTGGGACATGTGCAGCCATCTCTCTGTAATGAGGGAGGGCTATTATAGTGAGATTCCTTTAGTCAGGTTTGCTTAAATCacccttctctctgtctgtcggtTCTATCCACGCTCATCAGCACCTGGCAAGCAGAAATGATAATGTTACAAGTTACAGCTTGAAGCTGTTTATGtgcttacagtacagtacaaaatcACACACGAGCAATCAACCCATCACTGTTATAGAGTTGCAAAAATGTCCACTATCCTgagtacagatgtcatcccgtgcacCGTATATATGGAAtagttctaaaataaaaaaaaaaaaaagctgctatgATTTAAAATCTTcgtttttttacgatttataacAAGTTAATATGTCGTGGGCGCGTCTTATTAGAACAGAAATCATTTCCCACAGTTTAAGCAGCCGGCTTTGCTTGGCGGTCCTCCGCACGGGATGATATCTCTTATTACAATATGACAAAGATTAGGAATACATACAACATTAAGGAAGCTTTGCAAAATGAGCCTAATTACTATGCAATATTCATGCCAGAATTTCGGACTTGGCAGTTCCTGTATTGAGTGGAATAAATCCAGGGCTTTTAACTGTTTTTTCGGTACGTGCATTTCAATACATTTTGGTTTTTAAGAAGAGGATTCACACTGTGGGAATGACCTCAGTAAGAATGCTTCTGTTAATAGCAAAATGAACCTGCCAGCCTAGTCTTGATGTGCCACTGTTTATCAGAGCTGTTTACTGTTGGGTGCAATTTGAACAATGTATGCAATCAGCAACCAATTTCCCAATGGAATATCGGAAAGATAGTAATTGATGAACACTTTATTattcagaaaaaacaaacaaacaaaaaaatgtatagacTCTTCATAAAAGCCTTCAAATATAATTGAAAACATTTCAAAGTGAAgcaatatatgcattataaaactgaaaaagtacagtgcaaaaa
This genomic stretch from Acipenser ruthenus chromosome 48, fAciRut3.2 maternal haplotype, whole genome shotgun sequence harbors:
- the LOC117971383 gene encoding T-complex protein 1 subunit theta-like, which encodes MAAHVPVAPGYLQMLKQGARYYSGLEEVVHRNIEACKQLSHCLRTSYGPNGLNKLVINHLEKIFVTGDAALILRELVVEHPAAKMLVMATQAQEQEIGDGTNFVLILAGSLLENAEELLKLGLSVSEITEGYKVASNKALELLENLSCLSLKDIRDVTEVAAATKPSLASKQYGYEDFLATLVAKSCVSAIPKSGEFSAESIRICKIIGASVEDSVMLEGMVFKRETEGTVNSVQDAKVAVYTCAFDSAKPETKGTVLLKSAGEFMDFRKGEEALMESHVRDIAEAGVNVVVVGAKIGDLALHYADKYKLMVVKMTSRNDLRRLCKALGATPLLSLTPPTEDELGSCSKVYLQEVGNTQVVIFKQNQECPMSTILLRGSTDRLLDNIEEAVNDAVSTYNTLIRDPRLVPGAGATEMQLAVKIADFGQSVPGLEQYAIHAYSKSLQSITRALADNSGTQTNPVMSKLYSLHQQGESSAGVSADGEGTDLIDASEAGILDPLLLKHWGIKLASEAAITVLGVDQIIIAKKSGGPKPRGENPNWDVPHDAIDN